The Dermacentor silvarum isolate Dsil-2018 chromosome 7, BIME_Dsil_1.4, whole genome shotgun sequence genomic sequence gaagccattattctacgccatggtgctcctcgtgtactgctcagtgaccgtggaaaggcgttcctttcccaactgctaaacgaagttcttcaagcctccggcacagcccacaagacagcttctagctatcacccccagactaacggcctgaccgagcggtttcatcgcacccttgccgacatgatcgccgcttatattcaaccagaccacaaaaactgggatgttcttttaccattcgtcactttcgcctataacacggccgtgcagcgcacaactggctactcgccattttacctcgtttatggacgctacCCTacttctttctggacgtttcattcttcaactacaaggctaatacatctctatcatcgtgcgaagagtacatttcccgactcgaccactgtcgccagcttgctcgcctgaacacagaggccagacaacaagatcggaaaaatatttacgacgaatgccatcgcgttgtatcttttcgacctggtgacgaggtcctgctcctgactcctgttcgcacccctggtttatgcgaaaaattccagccacggtttatcgggccgtacatagtccttggacagacttcgcctgtcaactatcgcgttactcctcttgacgcccccacagaccgccgttgccgcaataccgaggttgtccacgtctcccgcatgaaagcccttcacgcggcgtgcctcgacaccttgacggccggccaggatggccgctttcacgtcggggggaaattagtgtgggcgtttattacgcacatcttcctcatctgtatgttatcatcatcatcctcgcacttttacctatcctcctcttcgcctgtataagtgttcatcatcatcgcctgtgtgctgcgctggttcgctgacgagctcccgggcctaataaacgtcgttccaaccaaGACGTCACATAACACGCgtgctgtcacgcgcgcacaagcaaacatgaacacaccgcactcgatgaccgcggaaacgctggagtgaataagcgcggtagcagcagcgagcgtgaGAACACAGCGCAGAGTGGACTCTGTCCCCGACACACATCGCTTACAAGAAACAGCGGCCCGGACCGCCCGGAGTAAAACGTGCCTCCCCCCCCTGAAGCCTTGCTGAACCGGGTGGAGGTagtatacgtaacctcacggtgacggagacggcagaaatgtgcctggagtgtccatacaatggctatcgcaataataattaacactcaagcacaacgatagcggtgagcgaagtcggcgatcgtcgagaATCTGATTCTCTGGGTCAAGTGCGTCTGTTAATTATACGTGACTCGTCGAAGATTCCAGCGTCATCGCTGGGGCTCGCACGCCTTCCAGAACGTACAACGTTGTTTGCGTCGCGCACGTAATCTGCTTACGCAGGGTTTGGCGATAACATATAGGCAATATATAGAACCAGCGATAAAATTCGAGAAACATTGGTTAGCCAGTCTAATGCGGTCACCGTATAacgataaacaagtacacgtgtcactaTATATGTACGTGTAACAAGCGTaagataaaggaaaaaaaagacaaaaatatcGTGAGATAACCATTTCTGAACAAAAGCGATCATATAACATTTATTTGTCGTATGAAAAACACTATAGAGACATGCGCTTTCGGATCCGTGGTGCTGTGACAAATATGCTTGCTTCCCCGTTAATCCGCGTTCCACATTGTACGCTCCGCTGATTTCACTCTCGAGGGTCGGCTAGATCTGAAGCCTAGATTTAATGTATTAATAAGTACATTTGTAAACTTTACCAGAAAGAGCCCAAATTACGGAATGGTTCCACAAAAAACCCGATTTCCCCCTGATTATCAGCTTGAAATATAGCACTCGAGTTTTACCTCCTGAATTTAAATATATATAAAagccgaaaacgaacaaccctatatACTGTGGTCAACAAATAAAGGGTTCGCCGGGCCAAGGTAGAAGTACAAATACGGGACTAAAAACTTAAACGTGTTGTGGAGTTTACGTAGTACATGTAGGGTTTACTTAAGATAGATAAGTAAACTGTTTTCAAATACTGCATATTTTATGATTTATAGAGCACAATCCGACGATATTAGAATTGCAAGCGTTTTCATATTGCAGGCACACTAAAGGAGCAGAAAAATATATTTCAAGTCAGGCAATAGCGACTCTTGCGATGACAAGCGCTGCGATTGGTAACCTATAGCGTCCGTGACATCTGCGAGCCCTACTACCATCAACGCAGGTGGTGAGGTTAAGAGCATGGTTGATAAATTTATCGCGTCAAATATCTAAAGCTCTCTTTGACGGAAACAATGCTTCGCCTGAAAGAGTGAGGGGTGTGAAGGTTGGTGTAACCTATCAATGTAAAAGAAATTACTCATTTTTTTGTTTGTATCATACTCGTCGCATTAAGACTTCACAGTTACTCAGTGCACCCAAATGAGGAAAGCAAAATTTTCGCAACCAGCGTTCGTATTGTGGGGTTTATACTTGAGGGATGTGGTTTGCCGCACGACCGCCACACTTATATGTCTAATCCAGATATTTCCTAGTAGCGAAAAATATATGTCGCTTCCATGATGCGGACAATTCTGTAGCCGGCTTCTCTGTGCGTTATCAAAGGACTCATCAGTGCTCCGTTGTCGAAACGTTAATAAAATGTGCGCTACAGCTTTGCTTCAAGAAAGTGAACACTCGGAGTACCTTAGTGGTTGAGGACAGTTACTTCTTTCTCAGTCGATGCTTTGCTACTTTCGTCCGTAGAAGAGTGCTCCGTCCGCTCCGTGCTTTCCGAGGAGTCTGCGAAGGAACGGCACGAAATTGTTTAATAACGACAGAAGAAGCTTACAGAACTGCGTCCCGAGTACAGCTTAACAGTGTTGAAGGAGGGGGGCATACGCTGTAAGAAACATTTGCACGCTTTGAGACTTGTCTTGTTCCCGATAAGATTTTGCGTGCTGGTTTAGTTGCGGTCCCGGTACTTAAAATTCGCTAACGACATGCGCACATAAGCGTGACAGACGTTCTTGGCAGGAAATTAGCTAGCGCGCAGTGTTAAAGAAGAGAAATGCGCGCAAGATAGATTGTGTTTCTTTGGTAATATAAGATAAGCCCCAAGAAGCGTAGAAGCGTTCACACTGTAGGCTGCTTTTAAAGAAATTGTGGAAAGAAACTGTTTCTTGtaacgctcgtgaaagagaaggaagaagcgcacaggggagatcaagagaagagaagaggtagaaggGGCGGCCACAATAATGATGTTTGATTAAACGGAATgttacattttggcgcagtcgcagTTTTGAACCATGTGGGTGTCATTCACCATCGCCCGACATGAAGATGGTCGTCTACTGGTGAGGAACTACCAGGAAGGTGGAGACAATGCCGTCGAGTTACCTGAAAAGGTCAGCACGCTGGACTTCTTGGCCTTCTTCGCCGATAGAGCCAATTCATCGCTTGAGAATCTCGAATCCATTGGCTCAGTCAGAGTGCATATGCGCGTGACTGACTTCCAACGCTGGATTGGCAGTTCGAGTAGACCAACGGTAGTTAAAATCGAAACTCAAGCTGCCGACCATCTCATACAACACCTTTTGAAAAATTAGGAACAGCAAGCACAGCGACAGCGAGAGCTTCTGACCTTATTGTCATCAACACTACTATCAACAAAGCAGGCGGTGAAAGCACTTATCAAGCCAGAACCTTTTGATGGTACATCGTTAAgcccgtcaacatggcttcaCATTTATGAATATGCATGTTCGCAGAGCAATTGGACCACGGACTGTGACCCCATCTATAATATGCACCATTTCCTTTTAGGAAATGCGAAGAAGTGGTTCGAATTGCGCGTACCCATCAACACAGATGTACCATGGGTTGAATGGCGAGCTAGCTTTTTGCGAGACTTCGCTTTGAACCCAATAGAATGCTGGGGAAAGGCCATTGCATACAAGCAGCTAGAAGGATCGGTTATCGACTACTTTTACGAGAAACGTTTGCTTCTGCAACGCGCCGACCCCGAGCTGCGGGAATCATCAATCGTGCCACTGGTTGTTCTGGGCATGACAAAGGATTATCAGCGTTTAATCATGATGAGACAACCTGCCACATTGGATGAACTCCTACAGACACTGAAAGACGTCCCCGACGACGTTTTACTAGCCAACGACCAAGAGAGCAACATCAGTAGTCGAAGCTCTACCATCGGATCCCCGGAAGACCAGGCGTCCTATGGCCAAAGCACTGAAGTGAATTGTGCTGAAATTATATATAGCAAGGAATATGAGACGCAAGCCTTAATGCCAGATTTTGCGCTCAGAACGTGCCGCTGGTGATATCGCCACACAGCACCACGATAGCAGCGAGAAATGGGGACAATGCAACTGGAGAAATTATTGAAGCCCTTGCGGAACGCCTTTTGTCAATGAGCTGTAGGTCACGCGAACATGGGCTTGCGGAGACGAGCTTGTTGAACAGGCCGTATTACTTGCTCGATTCACTGTTGGTTTTCTTATAACCACCAAAATAATCCCTGTATTTTATAACTCTGCCTTGCAGCTCATAGGTGCTGATGACCCGGCCTTTAACACCAGCGGCCACATGGACCGTCGGCCGACCGCAGATGCAGCTACTTGCGCCAGCACAAGTGCCGAACCTCACTCTAGGCCTCCCTAGAGTGTTGGAGCTGGCGCTCACAGCAGGCTATCGCAATCGTGGCCTGAGAACCCGGCTTTGTGGTTTGTTCAAGCTGAGAAAACGTTCCGCTTGAATAGCATCATCTCGGAAGTTCGGGAGCACGTGTTACTCCACGAAGCACTTCCAGAGGTCATGTTTGAGGTCCATGACGTCCtcatctattttcactgtgctggctcgaccccatcgaaaccctctccactagagcgtgctcctcgcctcttgtcagccaattagataagaaaaaccgctgagtgtagacaatgttattggttttgaaagcgaacaaaggtgacttcctataaacgaggagagtgtttgattgggttgttcagacaaagCTGCGGGTCagcacccgatgcttgcgtcggtggttacgtaaatttgacgtgaggagtttggaatcaaaacagtttggaatcatatTTCGTCATAGCGccgcagttctgattatgaggcacgccgtagtggagggctccggatcaatttggaccacccggagttctttaacgtgcactacaacgcaagcacaagggcgaCACTTTAAGAATGCCTCGAAGACAACATCGTTTTATGTTAATTTTGATAACGGCTTAtaaatattcgaaaactattcggtattcgattcgcttctggcactattcgattcctATTCGAGTCGGACTACTATTCGCACAACCCTAGCCATTTGTGAATTTAGTCAGTTAAACGTGGGCGTCGACGTACTTCTGCCTCAGATAGACTTACTGCCCACGCACTTCAAAACTTTAGACTATAAACCCACCACGCATATGATCTGAGTGACTTTTCTGTACCCCAACAAAATGAATATACTTTTACCCCTTTACACTGACATCTTAACTGCACCCTCCTTCGCCCTCACCTCCTAAAGTCCGCGCTTCCTCACCTCGCCCTCACCAATCTTCCCGAAGGCGATCCTCTCATCACCTCACCACGTGAGGGTGAAGGCAGATGAAGGTGAGAAAGGACGAAACGTCTGGAAGTGTGAGGGCACCCATGTCTGGTCGTAGGACTCTATTACGCGTCAGGGTCTTTGCGCAGTAACCGACGCACTCAAATCACGATATTTTACCAGCCTTCACAATCTGCTTCAACTAATTTATAGTGCAGGCATCTTCTTTTGCAGTAGGCGTCATCCTTCATCAAAGGCTGAACGGTATCTGGGCCCCGTCTTCTCTCTATGTTGCGTGATACCGAACACCAATAAAGCACTTACTACAGACTACAGGGATTTGTTGACTGTCTATCTTGCTGTGAAGCGTTTGTGCAAGTGCCTGGAAGGTTGTCAATGTTTCATCCTTACCGACCACAAATACTTCGTGTCCACCATTCCTTACTTCAGCACCAACCACTCCGCATGAGCGCTCTGCCATTTTGTTTTCCCCGAAGAATTCCCCATGAACATGCTCTATGTCGAGGGCTAGCTCAACAGCGCAGCTGATGCTCTGGGTCTGATCAGCAAGAACATCACTACACGCTCCGTTGGCCTCTTTTTTACGTCACTGGCGGCGGCCCAAGCTTTTGAATCGGAGCTCCCACTCCAACACCTACATTCCTCCACCTAAAGCATGTGGCATTCCACAACCGCGGTGTCGCGGTCTGGTGCGACGTTTCAACACCTTTGTATTCTTTCTCTTCACCGTGCTGTTTTCGATGCCGTGTACTCGCTGTGCAAGAACAGGAGCAGGTGGCACGGAGGTTCTTGTTACCGAAAGTTACGTCTGGCCCCATGTACGCGCTCACGTGCGCGACTGTGTTCAGCTTGCACAGATTACGAACGTTTCAAGGTTCATCGCTACACGAAGCCTCCACATCGTTGTTTCCCACTTGGACACTAGGCATTTCCGTGATGTCAGAGTGGTGTTTTCCACTCTGACAACCGGTGCTCTGCTCCGCCAACGGTGCAATGACTATTTTATTGTAACATCGGGGCTATTTAAGCAACCTGCTAATCGTGCTACTCGATCGCTGGTCTACTCTCTTACGAGAGATCTCTTGCTTTGTCATGGAGATGGTTAATGGTTGGACGCTTCGCTTGCCAGCCAACCTTGTTCCCGCCTCTCCGGCGCTGTCAGCAGCCGATTCAGCTTTTTTTAACCAACGTCTTAGGACTCGTATGAAGGCGCTGCATCCTTTACAAAACTTTGCTTACATGAGTAAGTATCCTCCTGCCCTCCATCCTACAAGCGTCCTCGCATGCTTTCGTCTTTGTTTAAAGCACCGAACAGCCTTCAGGCTTGCTACGACGGCCTGTTACCTGTCGGCAGCCGTTCAGACTACTCAGCAAAGGTCGTGAGGATATTTACAATAGCTCTTGAACGGCCAAATTTGCGAGTCGCGACCATCCTTATTGTGCGCATCTGGCAGCAGTGATCAAGTAATAATGGCCATGCGTCTGCAGggtaacggggggggggggggggggggcagggcatGCCCACTTTTCTTTGTCTTTCCTTGCTGACCTGCTGGTCACGAGAGCGTGGACCAACGGGGATTTAGGCCAGTAAGGAGCACGACAGTTGGACGGGTGGGGAACTGCAAataataaatgcgaagcatttcttggcgaacatttgccacttggtgagtatctatctatctatctatctatctatctatctatctatctatctatctatctatctatctatctatctatctatctatctatctatctatctatctatctatctatctatctatctatctatctatctatctatctatctatctatctatctatctatctatctatctatctatctatctatctatctatctatctatctatctatctatctatctatctatctatctatctatctatctatctatctatctatctatctatctatctatctatgtagctagctagctagctagctagccgcctgcgtcttggtgctctcatggtcgtttcgttcacttggtaggtaccaaaattgacatagtatgagaagggtgtatggcgaacataaatgatagatcgtgacatgcatatcatgacatgtggtcaacgtaggtcatgaaacagccgcctacgtcttggtgctctcacggtcgtttcgttaatttcgtAGGTGCATGAACCTACCAAGTTACCAAGGTGCTTGATGTGTGCATGAACAAAaacgctcaaattttgcatttttGCAGTGCCTTTTGCCGCGGTGATCTTAAAGAGCCGCTCACCAGGCCCCATTGGAAATTTTGGTTTTACGCCAAACCAGGagtgggctgtccagcgggccagggccattgccgaggatctcggaagatatttctccggcgatggacccctggcagcctagccccgggcaccaagaGCCATAACCGTTGAACAAATAAAGCTTATTCCTATCCTATCACACGCCGTGAGCTGTAAAACACCATCTAACAAGCGTTATACCGAAATACATTTTCAAATCAATTCGTTTACGGAGGAGATATAAGAAGTTAACTACCCTGTTACCATGCCACCAGGAAGCGAGTGTCTCTGCTAAGGTAGGCGTTCTTTCCCTCTGCCTCTGTAAGAATAGCGTTCCCAATCCATATAAATGCTATACTACATGTCCCAAGCGGTGTTCCTTCTCGCATACCGCAGCCGAGGCACGTACCGTGGCGTCGAGCCCCGCTTACTTTCTTGCGCGCGTAGGCGCCTTCCGCAATGGTTGATCAGTCGTGAAGCGTGTCGAAACATGcacagcaaagaagcatttttttttgcgtgtgatcGCTACCCTCTAGCTGGGGACGAGCGTCCTCGAGAGGGAAGGAGCGTGGCGtgtggtttgaaatttcagctgttttcggGGGGCGGCGCGCTGCGCCGCAGTACTTTGCAGACGCGATCGTCATCTTTACACTACGCCTGTTCGCTAAAAACGACAAAACCTGGTGAGCGGCCCTTTAGGCTTAGTCAAGCTTAGTCAACAATTGTTCTACTTGAAAAGGGATTTTGCTCTGCCCTGTGCCCTACGGAGGAATGGGACGGAACGACGGAGGCAGGGAATGGGATGCCTGCCCCACTCTTGCCTAACTGTGCTACATGCTTTGGTTGTCATTTTAATCGCATATTTAATCTATgtaatcatttatttattgtggCGTGTTGATAACGTTCTCATAAATACTTTTTAAATAGAATAACGACGTGTCAGCAAGCGTACAGCGGGATAAGCAAACTGCACAGGGTTCGGGGCAAAGAAAGGCGTGTAAAAGAAGCGCCCGGAGACAGCCAGCAAATCGAGTGAAAGGTCCATTTGTTTGACACCGGAAAAACCGGAGCTGGAGCATGAATTCATCCGCCCTGATATTGAGCCACAGAGCCTCACCAATCCACTTTCAAGGGGTCCCagtgaagattaaaaaaaaaaagacatgactCTTTTTGCGATTGTGCATGCACAATTTTGGAGGTATAAATTCCAGTCATCTTTTTTAAGGGCGAGTCCGAGAGCTCTGATGGAATGGATGTAGTTGTGAAGTTCGTGAAAGGAAGATGATAAACATGAACGTTGTCTTTACGTACCGGTTCAGACTTACGTTTAGTGCTAATCAAAGACATCGCGCCAAAGTTGCGAGTGACAATTGgtagcggggaaaaaaaaactgaagtacTTGTTAGGGTTCAGTATTAACATTCCAGGTTAATAGTTCAAGCAGACAAATTCTAGGGTCATATTTAATGTGTACGATTTCTTCAGTGTGATGCACCACTCCTCGCAATTAGAAAGGGTGGATTGAGAGATATCGCTGTtttcaatttctttcttctgCGAAGCTTCCAGGAACGTGATCGAAGAAGGAATGTCCATGTTATTTTAGCCGAATATCTGGTGTAATATTACCGGAATTCTACTTGTACctatacgacaaaaaaaaaaaaaataccgggaAAAATTTGAATGGAAAAGCAGTCCCGTTCCTGCCGCCTCTCTCCTATACCTCTCTCCTATACCTGCGCTCGACAACTGCGGTATAGTTGGAGTAACTGTGGAAACCGCGCGCGTCCACTCGTTGTGAACAAAGCGGATGCTATGCTTCATATGACTAACTACGTGCGAGGCAGCGAGTGTTGAGTCGCGTCAGCCAACCAGAACAGAGAGTCAGAAGAATGGCTGCTCCACCGTCTTCCTCTGATCATCCTGCCCGCGCGACAAACTTAGCGCTGTCCTGAGCTGTCCTGAGATTTCCGCGCAACGCcgactgaatggaagcttcaTGGAAGAATCAGTTGCGCGCAATGGGCGAGCCGAGTGACCTTTTCAGAACATGCGGCCGGCTGTCGGTACTGATTCGCTGACGCGGACCATAACGTTCGCAGCACTGCACGGAGTTGTTAAAGCGAGGTTTCACCTTTGTTGGGCGAGGAAACGTCCGTCGGGGGCGAATTCGATGAACGTGTCGGTTGGGAAAGCTGGTAACTATCGTAGTGCGCCGGCGGCGTGCTGTCGTCCTCTTTTTCGGTCACAGGTCCTGGCCGTGATTGCGACCCTGTGACGTGGAAGACAGAAGGGAGATCTACGACAAAGGGTCTTCATATTTCCCAGTGGAAAAATTTCGCAGAGCATTGAAAATTGTAAAGCATCGCGCAAGGGCTGTTCTATACCACAAGAACTTTTCAGAAAGCGTTAGTGGTAGCGGGCACAAAAGCGAAGGAAATGTTGCGCAATGATGACACACGAGGAGGCGAGCTACCCTTTCCTATGCAGAGGTTCTCTTCCGCTGCCTAGATTACCGTCTGGAGGCCATCATCTCTTGCTTGCCAAATCGTAGCTGAGGGGCCATGTGACGTTTACGTCACGAACCCCGCTTTCTTCTCCTTTCACCCTTCATTGACCGTGCGCTGCATTGCCAGTACATGCCAGTGACAGGTCTTTTGTTTCGTGGGAATCCCCGTGTCTGCCTTGGTGCTGGCGATGTGTGCACTGCAGGCGGCAGCCGTCACGTGATAGGTGAGAGTTATGGCGTCGTGACCGGTGGCGAAACGCTGGCTGCTCTGTGATTTAAGGCACGCGTTGGCTTTCGCTTCAGTACTAAGGTGTTCAATTTTCGAAGCGCACGCTGGCATATTTTGCAGACGCGATCTTCTCTGCTCAATTTATACACTGTGCTGGGAAAACGTAAACTGTTGTGCCTTCTGGAACATGTTCACgaattcgagaaaaaaaaaaatggacacgAAATGAAGGCGACGTCCATTCATGCTGTCGTTTTATTTGTCCCCATTCGTTTCATGCACTGCGCTTGTTTCTTTGAATGCCGAAACGTGGCACGGAACACTTTAAACGCACTTGTACCGTTAGGCGCCCACTAATATCTCCAGCAAGTTCGTTAGCAGGCGATGAATGGAGACGGTGACAATATGCAGGGAGAGACAGATTGATTGCGCTTCTCTTCATCGCCGCCTCCGAGCCCTAAATGTCGTCTAGAAATGTTGTAGCACAATGT encodes the following:
- the LOC125947185 gene encoding uncharacterized protein LOC125947185; this encodes MTRCSTHSEPWYSTEQREAADTAIKRSLIAGSLMVLFLAGLFSYIVLSTLWSQSRPGPVTEKEDDSTPPAHYDSYQLSQPTRSSNSPPTDVSSPNKDSSESTERTEHSSTDESSKASTEKEVTVLNH